A region of the Rattus norvegicus strain BN/NHsdMcwi chromosome Y, GRCr8, whole genome shotgun sequence genome:
aactgcatgacatTTATGCAAAAACAGAAACATTCATAAAGAATTGAATCtaccaaaaacaaaaatcctacaCATCTATCAAAATGTGAGCTGTGACAAAGAAGCCAGAGCCATACAATGGAGAAAAGGAAGCATCTtaaaacaaatggtgctgctctaACTGGATgtttacatgtagaagaatgaaaatgtatCATagttatcaccttgtacaaaagtCAAGTCCAAgagaatcaaggacctcaatataaaatcAGATACTTTGAATCTCATTTAAGTGAAAGTGGGAAATACCCAGGAATTCCACTGATACAAGAGACTTTCCCAAACAGCACAAATGGCTAAGAGGCTAAAGTCAACAATTGTTAAATAGAACCTCATAAAttacaaatcttctgtaaggcaaaagactgTTAATGGGACAAAATTGCAGCCTACTGATAAGAAAATGATCTTCATTAACCTTATATTTGACctagggctaatgtccaaaaggtaaaaagaactcaagaattgtTAGAGCCCAGCTCCAGTGGTTCTTTTTGCTTCTCTGTTAATGGAAGACAAAGGGGGAAAGTCTATCCTGTATTTTGGAGCTCTTTTTGTAGCCATTTAAACTTTACTAACAAATATAGGCTGcagaataaaattatatcatgATCTCTTGATAGATAATGTAAAACATTtcaatttgtttttcctttttttaaatttaatttttggttattttatgtattaaaattcaaatgttatccccattacTCCCTCAGCCATGCCCCTTTCAGcctccccctgctcctatgaggATGCTCGCacccctacctacccactcccacatcagtgtccaacattcccctacattggggatatgAGCCTTCAACAGGACCAAGCGtgtttcctcctattgatgcctgacaatgccatcttctgcttcatatgtggctggagtcatgggctcctccatgtgtactcattagtcTGTGGCTTATTTCCTGGGAGCAATGGTGGGCTCTggtcggttgatattgttgttcttcctatggggttgcaaaccccttcagctccttcagtcttttctctatctccACCGTTGGGgtcccttgttcaatccaatagTTAGCTGGAACCCTCCTCATCTGTGTCAGGAGgcctctggcacagcctctcaggagaatccATATCTGAttccagtcagcaagcacttcttggcatcagcaatagtgactgcgtTTGGTGGCTGCTTTGGGATGGATgtcaaggtggggcagtctctggatgaccttttcttcagactctgctccacactttgtccctgtatttcctcttgcatttcagaaaagaaaatgtaaccaGAAGTACTCAGTCTGACTTTTAGCAATGCATTATCTCACAGAATCAGAAAAATAATGTAAGATGGGTTTGAAATGCATTTGTAAATTTTGAGAATATTTCCAtcatctccaatttttttttatttgtcccTATATGGCGAGAGAGTATTTGGATTCATACATCTGATAATGAAGACATTACTTTGTACAGTTTAATTCTAATTTCCAGTGAGTGCTGCTTCTTAATAGTGAACTTCAATActccttttcttatttctttatgaTATCATGAATGTTTCTGTTTGTAGGTTTAATCTCTGGATGGAGCTACCTGTTCTAAAGGTGTAAGGAAATAGAGGTGTGTTTATCAGGTGCAGTCTTCATGGACCTTGTCACCACTTCTCTTGGGACAtgttttatgaatatataaaagttaaaaagatACCCAACAGGGAGTTCAAAGATACCCTATGGTGAAATGATCCTTTCTGTGAaccaaaaacattaaaataaaaatcagggagtggggatttagctcagtggtagagcgcttgcctagcaagcgcaaggccctgagttcggtccccagctccgaaaaaaagaaaagaaaaaaaaaaaaaaaaagaaacaaaaaaaaaaaaacaaaaataaaaatcaaaaccaatcaGTTGGTtgatgttaaaagaaaaacatttgtatTTCAGGGAAAACAGAGTAATAGACTTGAAAAATTGCCATAGCTCATTTCATTGTTCCCATTTATATTCATACCTTCCAGCTCTTTATTTATTGATTGGCTTTAATCACACATGCTATTTTATAGTTTAAGAACAACTTTTTGACTTACGGTGGTCTAGAGAACGATTCTAAATCAAAATAAATGCTAGAAACATTGTCCAATGGCATATGTGACTTATTATAGGTGTCATCTTTGCTTCTAGAAATAGTGGTGCACTGAGTTCAAGCTATTCAGTTAATCTTTGCAGTAAGCAATAGGACTTTATAGATTTTGAATATTAAATTAGGAAAATGTATCTGTTGAGTAACAGTCATTGGGCTGCGGGTGTCACATTTATTCCCACATTGCATCATGGCAGACAAAAAGATAAGTCAACATTACTGATCTGAAAATATTTTGTGGTTTTTGTATTTAACATCATCAATTTCATCGTAATCTTCTCCATAAACTAGAAATCTCACTTACCATAAGTAGAATATCAAACATGTTCCAATATTGATCTTACTGAGCATCTACTGAAAACACTTAAATTATAGGGATGATGAATGATCATTGTCAATGATTCATGGTCACACAATGAGTATAAATGTGTTCTCACTACAGAGACTATCTGCACTTCTTGAAGTctgcagaagcagaaacagaagggagAAGATGAAAGCAATTTTGTCAGCTGCTACAGCCTGTTTGGTTTCTCCTTCTGGGAAGCCCTTAGACTTACCATCAGGATGCTGGCCCAACTTTGGGTGGTAGATGTATGGAAATTGGTCATGTCTACTTACTTCTGTTTGACTCGTAAGTACCTGTGTCTGAGAACATATACTAGCCATACTCAGTAGTTTTCATAATTTCCTGTTTTCACACATTAGTAGTGTTTATATTTTATGACTTGAAGACTCTTCTTTATATGACTTTTTatttctaacttctttttttttcctttttttctgagctggggaccaaacccagggccttgcgcttgctaggcaagtgctctaccactgagctaaatccccaaccctatttttaACTGCTTATTCATTACCGTAATATAGTTCACTcacatatttgaaaattaataCTAGTCTAAAATATAATTCACTATCCAAGAAGATTTCATGTGCAACTTTTAGTAACTCCAACAAGAATTTTGCAATGACTATACACttctatatttttttcaattgtaTAGAGACTTGAAAAGAACTATTATGTCTAGAAGTTTGAGGAATTGTTTCGCATAAGTGACTCGTATATTTGCAGCATACATACTGTTTTAGGATtgttgttagcattctgtctaagttgagcccccctccccccccagttacctggcaacagccaggtatgcatGATACTATAAAAGGGGCTAATGGCCCCCTCCTCAATCtgttgctctcttgctcttactctcttccccctttgtccatCTCTCCACATTCCCCTCTCCCCTACTCTTCAAGTACTCATAGACAGCCTCTACTCTcgcccctcctctcccctcccccctcttcccctcctcatgtcccttcccctcctctcgcctctcctccacctctcttCCCCTAATgccttcttaactcccctccccgtgcgctgaataaactattctatactatacctttGTGTGATTCTTCACTCGGGGAGGGCGCACTAAGGCACCCTCTTCCCCCACATCTTCGTATAACGTATCCCCagtctctttatctttttatacgTTGATTCAAAACTTCTCATACAATTACAAGAAGACCAAAAAGAGAATTAATGATGTAATAACAAATCAATATTTGAGTTTTATTAGTTGTATTATTGAGTAAATTTTTCTTTCGTTCTATGTTGAACGAAATGGCTAACAGCTTGGGGATTGGTTGCAGGTTGCCTTGGAAAGGGCCTCCCGCGGGTTCTCCTTCCGTTCTTCCTGGCAACTTCCGCTCTCCACCCAGCAACAAGGACGCAGCAACTCCCAGCCCGGCGGCCGCTGAGCAGTCGCTGAAGCTACCCcgtccaccccacctccacccctaccccttccccctcAGTGGCCACTGGGCAGCCTCTCAGCCCTCTGGTTCCGCGCTCGCCCGCCCGGCACTACGTGGGTGCGGGTCTCCGCAGTCTGGGCTCAACTTCCTGATATGGGGGGCGGAGGAGCGGCCTGGCGCTAGGCGGCGGCCGCTCTGCCCGCGCTCACCTCTGTGAGGTCATTGAGTCCCGGAAGAGGCTCCAGGGCCGCATCTCAGGCGGTTACCCCGAGCCAGGCTGTGCGCCGCCATGGCCCCAGTGCAGCTGGACAACCACCAGCTCATCCCTCCTGGCCGCGGAGGTGGCAGAGGTGGCGGCGAAGGCAGCAGCAGGGACTTGGTGTCTGCCCCGGCTCCCCCATCGCCCGGAGCCATGGCGGTGGCAGCAGCCTCCGCGACTACCCCTGGATACCGGCTTAGCACACTCATCGAATTTTTGCTGCACAGGGCCTACTCAGAGCTTATGGTGTTGACGGACTTCTTGCCAAGGAAATCTGATgtggaaaggaaaatagaaattgTACAGTTTGCTAGCCGGACACGTCAACTCTTCGTTCGGTTATTAGCTTTAGTAAAATGGGCCAGTGATGCTGGCAAAGTAGAAAAGTGTGCGATGATCACAAGCTTTTTAGATCATCAAGCCATCTTATTTGTGGATACCGCTGACCGCTTGGCCTCCTTAGCTAGAGATGCCCTggtccatgcctgcctgcctagtTTTGCTATCCCATATGCCATTGATGTACTGACTACTGGCTCTTATCCAAGGCTTTCAACCTGCATCAGGGACAAAATTATTCCTCCAGACCCTATTACCAAGATTGAGAAACAAGCCGCACTTCATCAGCTTAATCAGATTCTTAGACATAGGCTTGTAACAGCAGATCTTCCTCCACAGCTAGCAAATCTTACAGTGGCGAATGGCCGTGTGAAGTTTCGAGTTGAAAGAGAATTTGAAGCAACCTTGACAGTGATGGGTGATGACCCAAAAGTCCCATGGTGTCTTCTCAAGCTAGAAATTCTAGTTGAGGATAAGCAAACGGGAGATGGGCGAGCTTTGGTTCATAGCATGCAAATTGACTTTATCCATCAGCTAGTCCAGTCCAGGCTCTTTGCTGATGAGAAACCTCTTCAGGACATGTACAACTGCCTGCATTTTTTCTGCTTATCGCTTCAATTAGAAGTATTACATTCCCAGACGCTAATGTTAatcagagagaggtggggagaccTTGTACAGGTGGAAAGATACCGTGCTGGAAAGTGCCTCTCGGTTTGGAGCCAACAGGTTCTAGGGAAAAAAACAGGCACAGCATCTGTTCACAAAGTTACAATTAAAATCGATGAGAATGATGTCTCCAAGCCTTTACAGATTTTCCACGATCCTCCTTTACCAGCTTCTGATTCTAAATTAGTAGAAAGAGCCATGAAGATTGACCACTTATCAATAGAAAAGCTCCTGATTGACAGTGTACACTCACGAGCCCACCAGAAGCTGCAGGAACTGAAGGCCATTCTTAGAAGCTTCAATGCTAATGAAAACTCTTCCATAGAGACTGCACTTCCAGCTCTTATTGTACCCATCTTGGAGCCCTGTGGTAATTCGGAGTGCCTGCACATTTTTGTAGATTTGCATTCTGGAATGTTCCAATTGATGCTTTATGGACTTGACCAGGCCACTCTGGAGGACATGGAAAAATCGCTGAATGATGACATGAAGCGGATCATCCCTTGGATTCAACAACTTAAGTTTTGGCTGGGACAACAGCGTTGCAAACAATCTATAAAACATCTGCCTGCAATAACCACTGAAACGTTGCAGCTCGCCAACTATTCAACACATCCCATTGGTAGGCTTTCTAAGAACAAGTTGTTTATTAAACTTACTCGCCTTCCGCAGTACTACATTGTTGTGGAAATGCTTGAGGTTCCTAATAAGCCCACCCAGCTATCATACAAGTATTACTTTATGTCTGTGAGTACTGCAGATGGCGAGAACACACCTGTCATGGCACTGCTGCTGCAGCAATTCAAGGACAACATCCAGGACTTGATGTCCTATACAAAGATTGGAAAACAGACCATAATTGGTACCAAGCACAACTTATCTGATGACCCATGTCCTGTAGAATGCAAGAAAGCCAAACAATCAGGAGAAATGTGTGCCTTCAATAAAGTTCTAGCTCACTTTGTCGCTATGTGTGACACCAACATGCCATTTGTAGGACTTCGATTGGAGTTGTCCAACCTGGAGATACCACATCAGGGAGTACAAGTGGAAGGTGACGGCTTCAGCTATGCAATTCGCTTACTAAAAATTCCTCCCTGTAAGGGAATAAGTGAGGAAACGCAGAAGGCTCTGGACTGCTCTCTTCTTGATTGCACTTTCCGATTACAAGGTAGAAATAACCGCACATGGGTGGCAGAGTTAGTGTTTGCAAATTGTCCTCTTAATGGCACTTCTATCAGGGAGCAAGGACCATCCAGACATGTTTACCTGACATATGAAAATCTGTTGTCTGAACCTGTTGGTGGTAGAAGAGTAGTTGAAATGTTTCTTAATGACTGGAGTAGCATTTCCCGAttatatgagtgtgtgttggAATTTGCACATTCTCTACCAGAAATACCTGCTCATCTGAATTTTTTCTCAGAAGTTTGTGTTTACAATTATCGAAAACTTATCTTGTGTTATGGAACCACCAGAGGAAGCTCAATCAGTATCCAGTGGAATTCCATTCATCagaaattttacatttctttggGAACAGTTGGCCCAAACTCAGGTTGCAGTAATTGTCATATTACCATTCTCCATCAccttcaagaaatgttcaacaaaacaccaaatgtggtCCAGTTATTACAGGTTTTGTTTGATACTCAGGCACCATTAAATGCCATCAACAAACTCCCTACTGTTCCAGTGCTGGGCTTGACTCAGAGAAGTAACACCGCCTACCAGTGTTTCTCCATATTACCACATTCATCCACCCACATCAGATTGGCCTTCAGGAACATGTACTGCATTGATATATACTGCCTTAGTCACGGTGTCGTGGCAGTACGGGACGGTGCCTATAGTCTTTGTGATAACAGCAAGTTAGTTGAAGGCTTCTGTCCTGCACCAGGATTAAAGACTTTCCTGAACATGTTTGTTGATGCTCAGAAAAGAGCTTTAAAGGAGGATGATTACCCTCCTTCTCCTATAGGAGGAGATAGGACGGACTCTTTAATATCACGACTCCAGCCACCTCAGCAACAGCCATTTCCAAAGCAGCCAGGGATATCGGGCGCTTACCCTCTTACTTCATCTCCTACATCCTATCGCAGCCCAGTTAATCAGCCCCCCTCTATGATGCACACACAGCCTCCAGGAGCCCTTGACTCTAGTTCTCCATACACTCTTATGTCATCAAGTGGAGGGTCTCCTCCAGTGTTTGTGTCCAGACTCTCACCAGCAACCCCTTTGCCTGGAATGTCACCAGCTAACCCATCTCTGCATTCACCTGTCCCAGATGTTTTTCATTCCCCTCGAGCTGGCACAAGTTCCcagacaatgccaaccaacatgTCTCCACCTCGAAAACTACCTCAGCGCTCCTGTGCAGCATCTGTACCCACCATTCTCACTCACAGTGCCTTGAACATCTTACTGCTACCTTCTCCAATGCCAGGCCTTGTGCCTGGCCTGGCAGGTAGTTACCTTTGTTCCCCACTTGAGAGATTCCTTGGGTCTGTCATCATGAGACGACACCTTCAAAGAATTATCCAACAGGAGACATTGCAGCTGATCAGTTCCAATGAACCTGGTGTAATCATGTTCAAGACAGATGCCCTGAAATGCAGAGTAACCCTTAGTCCCCAAACCAACCAGACCCTTCAGCTAAAAGTGACACCTGAAAATGTAGGACAGTGGAAACCTGATGAGCTTCAAGTTTTGGAGAAATTCTTTGAAACAAGAGTTGCAGGACCACCATTTAAAGCCAACACACTTATAGCCTTCACCAAGCTGTTGGGAGCGCCATCACACATCCTCCGGGACTGTGTGCATATAATGCAGTTGGAGGTGTTCCCAGACCAAGCAACCCAGCTGAAATGGAACGTTCAATTTTGCCTCACCATCCCTCCTAGTGCACCACCAATTGCAGCTCCTGGGACACCAGCCGTGGTCCTGAAATCCAAAATGCTGTTTTTTCTTCAGCTAACCCAGAAAACATCAGTCCCTCCCCAAGAACCTGTTAGTATAATAGTTCCAATTATTTATGATATGGCTTCAGGTATCACCCAGCAGGCAGACATTCCCAGACAGCAGAACTCTTCTGTTGCTGCCCCAATGATGGTCAGCACCATTCTGAAGAGGTTTGCAGAGATGAACCCTCCACGGCAAGGTGAATGTACAATATTTGCAGCTGTTTGTGATTTAATGGCACATCTTACACTGCCCCCTGGTGGGTGTCCATAGACCCAATTGATTTTAAACCAGGAAGGCtgacaaatgaaacaaaactacagacacacacacacacacacacacacacacacacacacacacacacacgagggagggggagagaaacagaggcagagagagaaggtgaATTCAGCAGTCCTAAAAAGGAAAAGgacctttgttttattttttatttttattttttaatcttaagaGCTAAATGTTCTAAACATTTAGCAACATTGGCAACATCTTCAGGGTGCACTTCATCAAAAGAACAtcacttttttttgttgttgatgtgtGTATAATGATCTTGTATAGTATGTTTAAATGTGACACATTTCAAACTAGGTTAACAGATCAGTGTCCATGTGCCAGTAATAGAGTTAAATATCTGCTTTATTTTGTAAAGTAATGAAAATGCCAAACATGTTACTTAATTATTTTCCTATGTTTTGGGTGTAATGgtccatgtttattttttttaagatgatcTGTCAGTTTTGAATATTGTAAAACTGTGACAAACTTTATATTGAAGCTGTATTTTAATATGGCCGCTTTGAATACTTACTCAGAAATGTTTTGGGGAGCTGTTAAACATATCATGGAAAAGCAATATTTAATAAAACTATGATATAAAAGAGAGACTCACTTGTGTGTGTATAAGCTCTTTAGAGTTGTTAGGGCCTCCCTTCATCTTAATCCTAGTGGGGCCcgtcatttttttaattatatatgtctGAAATTTGACCAACAAAGATTTTTAAGGTTAGTTTCTTCAAGCATTCCTAACATGAGTGGTGATAACATTTATCATCTCAGTTGTTTTTCAGTGTAGGATTTAGATTAAATGAAACTATTTGTTCTTTGAAATGAGTCCATGATTCATAATAATCAGGGATCCCAAATGATGCAATTCTCATGTGTGAGAAAATGGGAACCCCTTAATAGGAAAACgtctttttattataatttttttcctttcttattggatattttatgtatttacatttcaaatactatcccctttccctcctctcccatattTCCACCCCCCTGattgtatgaggatgctcccactcccacccacccactcccaactcaacaccctggattctcctacactgggaaatgagccttcacagaaccaagtgctttttctcctattgatgccaaagaaggccaacctctgctacatatgctgctggagccatgggtccctccatgtgtactccttggttggtggtttagtccctggaagctgtggccAGGACTTTATTGAATAGATAAGGGAGAGAATCaccagtcttgtctagtccctgattttagtgggattgcttcaagtttctttccatttaatttgatgttggctatatgTCTTGTTTTGTGACCGGGTTtcttcactcaggatgttattttttagttccattcatctgcgtaagaatttcatgaagtcattgttttgattcagctgagtagtattccatcatATAAAtgaacccattcctctgttgaagggcatctggtttctttccagcttctggctattataaataaggctgctatgaacatagtggagcacgtgtctttgttatatgttggagcatcttttgggtggaTGGCCAGGTGTTGTAGAGCTGGGTCcccagatagtactatgtccagttttctcaggaactgccagGCTGGTTTCCAGAGTAGCTGTATggacttgcaatcccaccaacaatgtaggagtgttcctttctccacatcctcaccaacatctccTGTCCCTGAGGTTGAATCTTagggttttgatttgcaattccctaatgactaagtatgtagaacatttctttaggtgcatctCAACCATTCtgaattcctcagttgagaattcttcgtttagctctgtaccccattttttattagtgCATAAATCTTTTATCTTTactgtttattggatatttttcatttacagttAAAATGTTCTTCCATTTTCTAGATTCCAGTCCATAATACCCCTACACCATTCTTCCTTCACTTGCTTCTGTCCGTGTcttcactcacccacccacccacccattcctgcctctctcccttgacatttccctacactgtggTATcaggccttggcaggaccaaaaacttttccttccactgatgctacatacacagctggagccatgggtcagtccatgtatagtctttggggagtggtttagtccctgtgatcCCTCGTTGGTTGGCatttgttattcatatggggttgcaagcctcttcagctctttcaatcctttctctaacctcTTCCATTgcggacccattctcagttcagtgattcaCTGAGAGCATcttcctctgtgtttgtcatgctctggtaaaGCCTGTCAGTATATAGTATACtaggctcctgacagcatgcactatTTGGAATCAGCAATGTTTTCTAGTTTTCATGGCTATATATGTTCTGGGTCCCCAGGTTGTGCAGTTTGTGCATGGCACAGAAGGGAGTCTCAATGGCTGAGATACTTGGAATATCAAACAAATTGTTTCCTGGACagaattttgtttcctttcttttcctcttttatttttcttt
Encoded here:
- the LOC103694537 gene encoding mediator of RNA polymerase II transcription subunit 14; the encoded protein is MAPVQLDNHQLIPPGRGGGRGGGEGSSRDLVSAPAPPSPGAMAVAAASATTPGYRLSTLIEFLLHRAYSELMVLTDFLPRKSDVERKIEIVQFASRTRQLFVRLLALVKWASDAGKVEKCAMITSFLDHQAILFVDTADRLASLARDALVHACLPSFAIPYAIDVLTTGSYPRLSTCIRDKIIPPDPITKIEKQAALHQLNQILRHRLVTADLPPQLANLTVANGRVKFRVEREFEATLTVMGDDPKVPWCLLKLEILVEDKQTGDGRALVHSMQIDFIHQLVQSRLFADEKPLQDMYNCLHFFCLSLQLEVLHSQTLMLIRERWGDLVQVERYRAGKCLSVWSQQVLGKKTGTASVHKVTIKIDENDVSKPLQIFHDPPLPASDSKLVERAMKIDHLSIEKLLIDSVHSRAHQKLQELKAILRSFNANENSSIETALPALIVPILEPCGNSECLHIFVDLHSGMFQLMLYGLDQATLEDMEKSLNDDMKRIIPWIQQLKFWLGQQRCKQSIKHLPAITTETLQLANYSTHPIGRLSKNKLFIKLTRLPQYYIVVEMLEVPNKPTQLSYKYYFMSVSTADGENTPVMALLLQQFKDNIQDLMSYTKIGKQTIIGTKHNLSDDPCPVECKKAKQSGEMCAFNKVLAHFVAMCDTNMPFVGLRLELSNLEIPHQGVQVEGDGFSYAIRLLKIPPCKGISEETQKALDCSLLDCTFRLQGRNNRTWVAELVFANCPLNGTSIREQGPSRHVYLTYENLLSEPVGGRRVVEMFLNDWSSISRLYECVLEFAHSLPEIPAHLNFFSEVCVYNYRKLILCYGTTRGSSISIQWNSIHQKFYISLGTVGPNSGCSNCHITILHHLQEMFNKTPNVVQLLQVLFDTQAPLNAINKLPTVPVLGLTQRSNTAYQCFSILPHSSTHIRLAFRNMYCIDIYCLSHGVVAVRDGAYSLCDNSKLVEGFCPAPGLKTFLNMFVDAQKRALKEDDYPPSPIGGDRTDSLISRLQPPQQQPFPKQPGISGAYPLTSSPTSYRSPVNQPPSMMHTQPPGALDSSSPYTLMSSSGGSPPVFVSRLSPATPLPGMSPANPSLHSPVPDVFHSPRAGTSSQTMPTNMSPPRKLPQRSCAASVPTILTHSALNILLLPSPMPGLVPGLAGSYLCSPLERFLGSVIMRRHLQRIIQQETLQLISSNEPGVIMFKTDALKCRVTLSPQTNQTLQLKVTPENVGQWKPDELQVLEKFFETRVAGPPFKANTLIAFTKLLGAPSHILRDCVHIMQLEVFPDQATQLKWNVQFCLTIPPSAPPIAAPGTPAVVLKSKMLFFLQLTQKTSVPPQEPVSIIVPIIYDMASGITQQADIPRQQNSSVAAPMMVSTILKRFAEMNPPRQGECTIFAAVCDLMAHLTLPPGGCP